AGCGACCATTACCAACAAGTAtactcatcactcactcaacagAGTAGTGATAGTGACTCCTCCACCTAAAGAGCCCAAAGCCATCTCGATCCACAACTCGTTCTTATCCGTATAAGGACCCCAGAAAAAAGTGATTGATAAAGCTTGAAGCCATGGGATGAATGAGAATCCAGCTTGGAACCATTTATATTCTCTCCAAAACTGTCCAGTCGAATGTATGACGATCAGCTCTTCATACAAAGCTCATTGGTCGCAATGGACCCGCCGTACGTTCGTGTCAGAAccgcaactcaccttcatatgCCATCCTGCGTAAAGAGAACTCAAAGACCCAACAATAGAACTGGGAAGTAACAACAGACCAGTCTCGGATCCGTTCAGTCCTCGAGTGACATGTAAGTAGATAGGCTGCATGTAAAGCTGTACTCGAAACGTAGAATTACGATTCAGCGAGATGATCTCATTATGGGTCCCCAGCGCAAGTCATGCTTACTCACTCTTGAAAAATTAGACAACGTAGTCAAGAAAAATCCCAATAGCACCAATCTTGGCTGAGGTCTCGATAACATTGTTAAAGGCAAGATTGGATGAGCggctttcttctctaccCAGATGAATAGTGGGAATGTCACGAGTGCAATCGCGAGCAGCGAGAGTGGTAGAGGATGTGAGAGAGGGTAGTGCGATGATGTCCAGAGTGACGAGGAAGTAGAGAACGATGATATCTGACATTGTCACATCATAATTAGCTGCTACAACTATAGAGCCGATACAGTAAGAGGGGGCGAGGCTTACTCACCGAAACCATTAACAACAGACTTCCAGCCCAATCTATCCCCTTAATTTTTTCCCAAGTAGTATCCCCACCTACATCCTCTCCCTTTTCCCTATCCACGTTGACCTTCCATACAATCAAGAACAACGCAAAGATTACAGGAGGGACTTGCAGCCAAAATGCCGCTCTCCATCCCAATCCATCAGAGATCGCGCCGCCCACTACTGCTCCCAAGGCCGATCCGGCACCGAAAAGGAGATTGGTCCCACCTTGATATAAACCTCTGTCGGCTAATGACACGAGGTCGGATATGATTATTGCCTTTATTTAAAGTCGATGACAGATTCAGTGTAAGCCAATAGTAAACCGTACGCGATCAATGACAATGGTGTCGACTCACCGAAACAGTCAGGATACCACCACTACCTGCTCCGGCTATCACTCTGGCTGCAATCATGAATCCCATCGTCGGCGCCACAGCACACATGATCGTACCGACTAGGAGCAAGATATCCTCCACGTTCAGTAAATTGATTTTATCCGAAAAGCAAACGCAATTGCAGACATGATAATAACTCACTCAAAAACAGATTGACAGCTAATAACATCACGCCTTTCCTACCCATTACCTGGGCCAATCGACCGTATAAGGGTGTCATGGCTGTTAGACCTAATAGGAACCCTGTGCCTAGCCATGATGCCTATCAAATACAAATGATAAGTCCCGAATCGTCGTATACAAGGAGATTCATATTGGTGGGACATACCAATGATCCAGCATGAAAGTACGATCCAATTTCAATGGTCAGATTCGCAACTACATTCAAGTGAAGTCAGCTATCAGTTCCGTATACTCGGTATATATCCCCTACCTATCGTCATCGACAACGCTGCACAGAATACCCTATATTCAATGTCAAGTCAGTCATCGGTTCGGATCAGTGATGAATCATGAAATGAGGATAAATCGCCTTCAAAAGATTGTAGTTTTGATGAACTTACGCTGAAGTCAATCCTAAGAATATAGGCCATATCTCTCTAAATTTCTTCCCTACTTTCTTCACCTCTATCTTAGAATTCGAATtgtcattcccatcttccacAGCTCCATATTCCCTGTGACTCTGATTATTGACATCTTGTACTGTATCTTCAGATGAATTGTcagaggtggtagaggtCGTCCGTAAAAGACTGGACCTTTCGGTCTCGGTTGTTTTGTTTACCATGATCGTTATCGATTAATCGTTCTTTTTGGAAACCAGTCACGTAACTCGATTTTACAACGATATCCAAGCTTCTCGTTTGTTAAACACGAATGGAAGACAGTATAATACAAAAGGCCAAAACAAATGCTATCATACTATATACACCAATGTACACCTTGGAGTATCTCTTTTTTTTTGGTCTTTCGCGATACAAAAACCCATTCGCAATCTTTCGTCTACGCTCGGACTCGGTCAAATCCGATGGTAAATAAACAGGGAAAAAAGGGTTCATCCCTTACGATAATTTCACATGGTCGGTCATGCATGCGCACCTGGGTAGATGAATAGATAGCCATGCATTGTGTCTGCTATCGTACTCCTTAACTTTCTATCGCCTTTCAAGAGCATCTTCAGTGTACCAATTGAGACCGAGGAGGGCTAGAGTCAAGAGAAGCGATCAGCATCGCATTAGATGAAATTCTACAGgcagatgatcaagttgtgCGGAACGTCCAAACGACTGCACGGGTCTGCTTCGGACCGGTACTTCTGCAAGCAAACAGTAGGGGAAGCAGGGAGCAATGCGAGATAGTAAAGCGGACAGGAAGGAACGAAGGCGcaaagacgatgatggatgcTCGGATGTACATAAAGAAGACTCACAAGGTTCTTTCAATGTTTTATGTTGGTATCCCAATACAGCCAATCCTCCAGCCTCCGCACTGAAATGATATCCAGTCTTGATAGGTAGATCACACCATCTAGCGATGAATGATCTCGAGAAATGACCatgggagaagatgatcacaTCTGCGTAATCTACCTCTTCCGGTGTATCCGCTGCGTCTTCGGCCTATATCAATCCGTATACCAAAGAGTCAGCTTCAAGCTAAACATACATCATTGAGGTATATTTTGGGAATGCTTAGGATGCTTCAGGATAAGAGCAAGAGATGTACATGGCACTCACAGCTTGGTGGATAGCTCGTACTTTCGCAATGACCCTATCGACCCTCTCGGTCATTTGTTGAGGTGACTCTCCAGGAGTTTCACCTGGTGGACATCTGGTAATAGTCAATCAATACAACATAATCGTGTCGCGCCTTCTTCCTGGCAGTAACCTGCATGttattcactcacccatcatcCCAGATATTCCAATCGGCTTTATCTTTCCTAATATCCTTAGTGAGCATCCCTTCGTATTTCCCGTAATCCCATTCACCGACATCAGGCTCGGTGGTGAAATTACATTTGAGAGGTTTGTTATCGCCAAAGAGCTATCAAGATGCAAGCGGTCAAACGATTAGTACAAGAATAGTACACTAGGATTGTATTTTAGACAAGCCGCAATAACCATATCTGAAAGTATGACGTGGTGAGAGGGTCCGATGAGACGATGGACAATCTTTTTTTGAGAAAATAGGTATAACATAGTATGATGTATCACTCACGAGCTCAGCGGTCCTCTGTGCTCTCTGACGGGGAGAGATGAAAATATGTCTCAGGTGATTAGGGTTGATCAATTCTACGAATTCCACGTTCCTTTGATCAGCTCAGATACAGCGTTATAAGCTATGACGAGAATATACGACTCACTTCCTTtacccatcatcttcggACTCAtctctttgaccatcttctcTCCGTTCTCCGTCAGTGGGATATCCGTCACACCGGTCTATATACACCATCAATAGGACAATCAGCACATCCTTTTCTAAATCAGTTGATGGAGAGAGGAGGGAACCCACGTGTCTACCGTTCAATGACCATTCCGTCTCTCCGTGACGGATCAAATAGACTCGAGGCATTCGTCTTCCCATCTTAAACTGATACGTCTATTTTCTAATTATGTCCGGAAGGTgaacagaaagagaatgatgagaatAACACAGGAGACTCGGCAAGAAAGAACTGGGAATGGTACTGTATGTTTCGTACTGCACTACACCTCGGGTGTAATCAAAATACCACGTGATTAGGAAATTTATCTAATCAATCGAATCCAGTCGTAATCCCAATTGTAATTCCATCTACGtcatccttcatccaccAACAATTGCTACTGTAGAAGGGTCGAGGAATGAGTATCCTTGGGAATTCACGATCCTTCATTGAAGTAAGTGTCATGAACAGGCTTCTATTCCTTCCCTCACCTAGTCGGATCATTGACCTTGAATTCAAGACAATTCAACGGCATACGCATTGTAGTTATGCATATGACTCAGGTATCTATCAACCTCTATCCAAACATCTTTGAAAAAgcctttctctccttctccctcctctccttTCGTTTCTGCTCAACATCCTTTAAAGCTTTCAATACACCTGCATCGCCCGGTACGCACTCCAACGCAGCCTTCAGATCTTTTTCggcctcttcatcctctttcttttggATCTCAGCTAAAGCCCTTCTATATAACGCTTTGCCTTTTTCGGCCGGTGTGAGATTATCGATAGCTAATGCACGAGTCGTGAGGATCATCGCCAAAGTCGCTGCTGGGGGTGTACATTTCAAAGCGGCAAGAGCGGCATTAGTCAATAATGGAATTCGACTGTACGATAGTATTACATATATCAGCATGCCCCTGTGTCCACGTCGATAGTCGAGATATGGGGGATAGACTCACGCTGCTCGGAATCCCTCTACTTGTTCTTTGGGTGCATCATCAGGTAAGACGGGGTGTACGTCAAGGTATCTCAAGGCTTTTTGATATTTGTCTAAAGCTGTAGCGAATTGTCCAGCTTTGAATTCTCTATTCACAAGTGACATTTGATTAGTGAAACGTTCCGTATAGGTCGTGCCGGAGACAGATAGACTCGACGACTCACTTTGTACCGACATCTTTCAGCTTGAGAGCCACACTCAAAGCCTCATCTGCTTTCTCAGCATCTataccctcttcatcttgaggGTAGTCCTATACCGCACAAAAGATCAATCAGTACCAGCTACAAAGCGAAAATAcacatcttcatattcatcaacACTCACCTCCCAGATATCTTCACCCCCACTAGCTTCCTGagccttcttcctttcttcatcctctctaGCGATATCCTCTGGAGTCAACACACCCGCAGAGGCGattttcacttcttcattTGGTTTATCGGATGTAGTAGGTAACGCTTCGATTCGTCGAACTAATCCTTTGTTAGATCGTACACGACCGAATACTACGTGTTTACCATCGAGGTGGGGTGTTGGGACGCTGTGTATATGTAACGTAAGATCAGTATCGATATGCTGTCCAAGTAAAGTAGGTATATTCCTGGCAGATACTCACGTAGTAATGAAGAATTGAGATCCATTGGTGTTTGGTCCAGCATTAGCCATGGACAGTAACATTGGTTTGTCGTGTTTCAACGTaaatccctcatcttcaaactACCCATTCATCAAACACACAAGATTAGCACGACATTGGGCGTGAGCATGAGCTTGTTTAGTCAACGTGAAGATTAgtccagctcaccttttctcCATAGATTGATTCACCACCTGTACCATTTCCATTGGTGAAATCACCTCCCTGAAGCATGAAACTCTTTATGCATCTGTGAAAGATAGATCCTTCGTATGCGAGCTTTCGACCGGAAGAGTTGGTCTTGTCTCCTAGACAGAGGTGTTTGAAGTTGTCCGCGGTCTATGAAGATCTCAATGCAGATTAGGAAGCCGGTTCACCGAGGTAACACCATCGCTGGACAATACGAAGAGGAACCCATCAGAGTGGGTTTCAATGGTATAAGAGACCAATGACAGGATCAAGACAGGACGAGAGGAGATAACGAGACGGAAGAAGCCAGATCTGGTTCAAGTGGGAGAGAatctactcacctttggAACCACATCGTCGAAGAGCTCGAAAGTCAATCGGCCAGCCGGCGAACCTCcgatggtgatatcgaagTAAGTGATGGTGTTGGGCATTGTGTTCTGGTTAAGGAGAGAAGCTGTGTGTTTCGTATGTTGTTCTGCGTCTATGCTAGATGGGAGATATGGACCAGATAGAGATAGGTACATAGATGTATGGCAGATTCAGATTTGGTCAACGAGTTGGGTATCGTCAATTTCGAGCAATTTCCAGTGACTTTACTGTGGAGACTCCACATTCCCTCGACCTCGGGATATGTTACGGGATAAAAGCTCAAGTTGATACGAATGAAATACAGCATCAATATGGACAGGATGGTTTACCCCATGCATGCCAGTCTATAGTATACTGAATGGTGTGAGAATTATCCGTACACTACAATCACGACAACCCATCCTGGACGGCCTGGACGGACATTACAACTTCGCTTTGGTATATGCCTTATGATCCACTCCGCCACGATTGGTGACACTGAGTACCATCAACAGAAGGAAAGATTAGCTCCGCTGGGTCTGAAAATCATACAGGAGTGAAAAGGAAATTCATTGATTTGCGAGGTAAACACTCACAAGAACGCTTTGAAGGGATTTTTGAGCGACAGGAAAGCAGCTCCCTATCGAGATATATCCTCAGTCTGCTAAGTACATCGACAAGGGATGGGTTGTCGGACTTACCTTTGGAACGAACACTACGTCTCCAGGTTTGGCGACCAACTTCCTACCGTTCTGGACCATACTACAACAAgtcatcattgatcagtaACCAGAATCTTGTATGTGCTGGAATCAATGATGTAGGTGATGGGCAGTAGGCTGAGAAGGGATTTAACAATGCTAGACTAAGATTTGACTTACTgccattctccttccaagATATATTTCCACTACGTTTAGTTATCAGCTGCCTTCTCATTCTCCCCTTCTGATGAAAGTCGTGCAGACTAGTCTACACACCTCATTCACTGGGAAACTATCACTATCCAAATCCTGGGCCAGTTCATCTTTAACGAATATCCCTCCCGTGTAAGGCTGGTCGCTTATCTCCGCTGAACCGAGATCGCCTAAATGATGCCAGAACAGTCAGTCGcaatcaccttgatcatGTCGATTGCATATACGCTTAGATCAAAACAGTTCTacaagatgaggatatgagatGGTGATATAATCGAGTCAGTACACTCACAGACCCATGCACCTGGTTTTGTGTTCACCAGAGGTAATGAATTTACCGAAGGAAATATCTGGATGAGTGGACCAGTCCTGGCGTTGGTTTTGCTTGATGAGGACATACTTATTGATGTCGAATGAAGATTGTTTATTTGTTCTATTGCAACAGGACAGATTATACAAGATCGTTTGTTTCTCGTATTCGCATTCCTATCTATGCATGCACAAATATatatccttctttttctgtgGTACATATCAACGCCCAGAGCTTGCTGATTTAGCCGTCGCTTAATTCACTTATAGGAAACACCACTTACTGgaatcatcccatcttttGGTGACAACTTGCAAATCATATATAAATTTAACATTTGTCAACTTTGTTCGTCTACCAACCATTAGTCTGAACGTCTGCGTGAATGGTATCACATTATTACCGTGGACACAGAGGGTATCTCAGTGCATACACATCCCTTGATCCAAGGATATCGGAAGGAATAAAGATAGATAGGAAAATGgacgaaaaagaaaaaaaatGCTAAAGTATGAATATCAAATGCAAGTGCAAATAAAAGATGGAGATTAAGCAGCTTCcgaatctctcttcttcttcttctttttcttctcaccatcTACTACCACACTCGCATCTCCCACTTCCGATTCGTCCgctctcctcttcttggatttcttgtCTGactctcctttctcctctgaagctttcttagctgcttTGGCCTGTGAATGAAAGTATGACTGTCAGCGATGATCGTTAATTCCTAAATGTACTGTAATAGAGCAGGAGGAGGTAGCGGCACTCacagctttcttagcttctttccttgcctttctttcctccttggTTTCACCAACTACCATACTTTCATCCGCATCATCCATCGTAACGTCCCCAACAGCAGCCTCggacttcctcttcttcttcttatccttcttgcTCTCTTTGTCATCCGATTTCTCGGCTCgcttttcttctttcacttccaaCACAGCTTCCACAGCCTTCTTAACGGCAgtttgaggttgagtaggtAACATCCCATTCACACTGTCCAAAGGCAAGTTATCCGTGTTGGCATTATATGATCCAGATCCATTATTGCCAAGTTCGAATTTAGGTTGTGATCTACCGTTAACTCCCGATGTTACTTTTCGTACAGATTGAATACCAGCTTGATGTTCTAATGCCCTCAGACGAGATTCGAGTTTGACTCGATTCGTTATTCCAACTTCTGCTGAGGTAGCTTCCGAACGGGATTCCGCATCTGACAAAGCATCCACACGGATAGATAGAGCTGCTTTGGTAGCCACCATTCTAGCCATTTTACCCTTTAGTTTTTGAGGGGCTTGGCCAATCAATGACGCCTTATAACCAGATCATCCGCTATGTCAGCTCTTGTTTTTCTACAACTTGAATCTCATGATAGAagactcaaactcacatggTAGATCAAACCGTATTTAGGAGTATCATGTTTCGTCTTCAAAGCTCTGAACAAAGCTTTCTCAGCACCGAGGATTTGGACAGTTGATGCAGGGTGTTTGGCCAAGTTCATGAGCGAACCTGCATGAGAGATCAACCTTGCCCCTACCAATTCACCGACCAAGGCAGTAAGGTTAGGTGCGATCGCTTGCATTCGATTCCTGAGGTATTCAGATAATTGAGTTCGGTATTCggtgatggagatgactTGATCACATAACGAGTTGATATGGGCCATGTCGGAATCGGAAATTTCAGTACCCATTGAAAGTTCTGCAGCAGCTTTGATAGTGGCTTCGAGGTCTTCTGGGAGGATTAGTTCaaatgaggtggatgatgcGTTGGTTCGGAAACCTGCAAAAGCTCATACATAAGCTAACATTCAGTGCGGGTTCCGGTATTCGAAAAGCTTACCCATAGCTTTCACAACTCGAGCGTAGGCGAGATTGTCAACGATGATTTTAGCCATTTCGGGGAAATGCCATCCATACCATTCCTGTTCATTTATATCAGCGACAATCCACAATCAACGCAATTGACatgaacccaccttgacTCTCATAGAGTATATGTTGATTTCCTtgtccaaatcatctaatAAGGCAATAGCTTGGATAACCATAGTATCTACTTTATCAGTTGAGAATTTGAGCTTGAATCGGGATAAAGAGTGACCTAAACCCAAAGACATTGTGTTGAGATCTTTTTGGTCGACTCCACCAAGTAAAGAGGCGAGTTGTTGTCTGATACCTCTATAGAGATCTTGGGTGGATGAATCGGAAAGTACAGGGATAGAAAGTGTTTTATTGATTGTTCCAGCTACGAAACAGTAAAGTATAGCAATCAGCTCAATGTCAAGGAAATGTTAGGTCATGGGGACGTACCGAGTTTAGGATCGGATACAACcaacatctcttccaacttcttcttcttcttctttttctctccGTCAGcctcacctgatccaccagCTACATCTACGAGGAACTTGGAAAGGGAATCGGTCAATCGACCATCTTGGATAGCAGCGAGATCTTCGACGGCAGTGGCGGTAGATGTGAATCGTTGAATGGCTTGTACTTTGAGGCTACATCCGGGAATAGTACTTGTCAGCTGCATAGCACGCAGTGAAAGTTAAAACTCAACCCATGTTGGGATTACACCTATCACTTAGATAGGAAGGTTGATGGCATAGTCCCCACTCACGCTTTGTTGGCTCCCTCAGGCGTCTCAAATTCCTTCCATAGATCTTTAGAGTCAATCTTGGCGTCATTGCTAAGCTTGAAGACTACAAAACCGACTGATGTTTCGGCAAGGACGAGCATGATGGCGGTTGTCGCTGAGGCGGAAGGATGTTGGTGGTTAAAGGTCGGCGGTCGGGTGGGCTGTGAGGTGTTTTCTCCTTTTCGTGATTGATCTCTGAACGAATTTTATCGCTTGTCGTCAAGCCTTGATGTGGTGCTCCCGGTGTGTTGGGTTTTCTTGTGAGACTGAGCTACTGGAGACGAGCGGGTGAAGGAGTATCTTGCTGggacgacgatgaggagTCAAGCTATGGAGATGACTTGCACTACAATCGTAAATTCTTTTTTCAGAAATTCAAACCACGAACCCCCCTTTATCATTTTGGGAGAGTGGTACCTGAACATGCATCACTCGAGAATATATCCACATCACACCTGGGACTGTCTCGGAGATACGATGATTACCCGAGCTCATCATCGCAAGTGGAGATGTCCGCCCCCGCATTTACCTTGACAAGCATCGCAAGCGATTGATCATTCACGAGTTacgagctgatgatgacaatTGCAACAGTGAGAGTGCAGTATAgcaaaggaagaaagaaacgaGGTAGGACGACTCGCAAGCTTCTCAAGGTGACCACAAACATAAACACACTATCAGACTATACCTCACTCTGTGCAGTCTCAATCGGAGTCAAATCACTTAGCCTATGGTGGTGACGTCTCAAAGGAACCACAATCAGACGTCActgacatcgacatcgaccaTATCCTCAACTTCGACAGCTGACATACCGACACTTGCTAATCGTCCGAGAAAGAACAATAGcaagttgaagagagatcatcatcgcctTCGGTATACAAGGCCAGCTCAGCGTCTCACAAGTTAGTACCCTCctcatcatgcatatataaaATACGACAATCATCACGATACCTTTTTATCATTGTTCGGTACATTCCTTGGTCATGAACCGAACAATAGAGTTGCATAGATGCTGatcaatcttatcaatcaatcagaatcaaaCATACCTCTCTTACCTCCTGCCAAACAACCGACTACCCGACCTTCTTACGGTACTCACGCCGCACTTGAATCAGGTGCATTCTCATACGACGACGAATATTAcgaaggtgaggaggatatcgatatcgaagaggaaatagCAAAACTTGAAGAGGAATACTTGTCTGGTTAGTACGAATACTCTCTGATTGTCTTTAAGAGGACAACcaagctgattgattgaatctGTTGCTCCACATCATTTACTCCACATGCACGATCTTCCAACCTCCCTTTAACCTCGTGAttgtcagctgaagaagaggagatcgattTTCAAATGGGCGAGGTTTGGCCCTCCTCCACGCCCAATAGGCTAGGAGAACCATATACTAAGGATGGAGTGACAAAGTCATTACAGGATGTAAGcatccatcctcttcttcatttcctTTTTCGTCTATTTACTTCATCTGACATATGACAATGTCATCTTCCCCTACTATACAATCCCTCCATCGTGCTCATTTCCATGTGATCTACCACAAATTCCCGAACCGTAACTCATGTCGCCACTGGCCAATCGATCATATTGCTACGCCACCGATCCCATGTCCTCCATTCGACCACGATCATCCCTCTGAACCTTGCCCCTCGAAACCTTCTACTGTACTTGGCTTTTGGCCCTCTGCTTTACCTCCGAATGATCAGTCCGACGATCCAAGGTTGTCATGTCTCGGTCTACCACTCTCCCTACCGTACGAGGTGGAATCTCTGGcggagatggatgataagtTGGAGATGATCTTGTGTAGGATGATAGAGTGTATCAAGGCTAGAGAATATGGGATGGGCTTCAGGGTTTGGGATTCGGCTTTATCTATGTAAGTGAAAGAGGTCACCCGGGCAACCGATTCCTTACCCTTAGCTAACCTCCTCGTCTTGTGTAGCTGGATGAGCATGGGATATCCTATGAAACGAGATATCAAGATTAAATTGATCTTCGTATACTATGAGATCATTTGTGAGCTTACCGTTTATTGCAGCACATAGAAGCTGACGATCCTTCTATAGTCGTTCCTGGTCTATCGTCCTCGTTCATCGAAGATGCTAGTAATCAGTTTATCAATCTTATAGGGTGAATTAGCTGTCCTCTTTGTTCCCTGGTTAGAGCTGATCGTCAGAACATAGCGATCGCTCATTGAATATATACGACTTCCGTATCCCCTGGCGTCCTTTATATGATGCCTTGTATTTCGAACTATTCCCGCACCCCAACAAGCTCGCTCGTCATTCCGTCAATCTCgccccttctttcctcaatgTTGCAGAAGCAGCGCAGAGGTTCTTCCATCCTGCAGATGTTGACGAGATGCTCGAAGAGATATTACCTAGGCTTGAGCCTTCCATGGACTCCATCTTGGCCACTCAAACCTTCCTAGTTCACTTCTTACCTATCTCTCATTGTCAAAAATGGTTACCAGTCAGTAAGTACTTGCATATTGATTGCGTTTCGAAAGCATCGTGAGCTGATCTTTGACTCGCAGTCTTCCGGCTATGGCATGGTCTAAATAGTGGCTtatgggatgatcaagctTCCGACCTGATGGGCCAATTGGCGATTGCCCATGTCGATCCTGGTAAATCTGATCCATCAGTTATCAACCGTATTCCCAAGGGCACCCATAACACACCCGAAGAACAGGAGAACAACCCAAGTGTccgaaggaggatgaggaatcaCAAAATCAGGTTATTGGAGGTAGCaggagaagttgaagaagatgaggatggggtGAACTATTGGGCAAAGGAAAGCATGTTGCCTCCAGAAGAGATGTTAGCGGATCCTAATTGGGGTGGAATTAGGAAAGATGTCGGTATCTTCAGTGATCAGGAGTTCGAATTTTTGATGTCGAAATGTCTCAGATCGCTCAGTCAGTTTTCTGCTCAATCCTGCATTTTACGGGAGATAACTGACGCTGTACCATTTTAGATGTCCCCGTTGGAGGTAGCATAGCCTCGCAGAATTCCATGTCCGTCACTATGGCTGATGGGAGaacatcgaagaagatactCGATGCGAAGAAACCCATAGATAGAGTACAATCATTGGCCGAAACTATAGTTTTCTCGATGTCGGAAGATTCACCCTTTGCGGTTCTACCTTCTGGATTTGTTACGGGTA
The nucleotide sequence above comes from Kwoniella europaea PYCC6329 chromosome 1, complete sequence. Encoded proteins:
- a CDS encoding nucleolar protein 58, encoding MLVLAETSVGFVVFKLSNDAKIDSKDLWKEFETPEGANKALKVQAIQRFTSTATAVEDLAAIQDGRLTDSLSKFLVDVAGGSGEADGEKKKKKKKLEEMLVVSDPKLAGTINKTLSIPVLSDSSTQDLYRGIRQQLASLLGGVDQKDLNTMSLGLGHSLSRFKLKFSTDKVDTMVIQAIALLDDLDKEINIYSMRVKEWYGWHFPEMAKIIVDNLAYARVVKAMGFRTNASSTSFELILPEDLEATIKAAAELSMGTEISDSDMAHINSLCDQVISITEYRTQLSEYLRNRMQAIAPNLTALVGELVGARLISHAGSLMNLAKHPASTVQILGAEKALFRALKTKHDTPKYGLIYHASLIGQAPQKLKGKMARMVATKAALSIRVDALSDAESRSEATSAEVGITNRVKLESRLRALEHQAGIQSVRKVTSGVNGRSQPKFELGNNGSGSYNANTDNLPLDSVNGMLPTQPQTAVKKAVEAVLEVKEEKRAEKSDDKESKKDKKKKRKSEAAVGDVTMDDADESMVVGETKEERKARKEAKKAAKAAKKASEEKGESDKKSKKRRADESEVGDASVVVDGEKKKKKKKRDSEAA
- a CDS encoding peptidyl-prolyl cis-trans isomerase D, which translates into the protein MPNTITYFDITIGGSPAGRLTFELFDDVVPKTADNFKHLCLGDKTNSSGRKLAYEGSIFHRCIKSFMLQGGDFTNGNGTGGESIYGEKFEDEGFTLKHDKPMLLSMANAGPNTNGSQFFITTVPTPHLDGKHVVFGRVRSNKGLVRRIEALPTTSDKPNEEVKIASAGVLTPEDIAREDEERKKAQEASGGEDIWEDYPQDEEGIDAEKADEALSVALKLKDVGTKEFKAGQFATALDKYQKALRYLDVHPVLPDDAPKEQVEGFRAARIPLLTNAALAALKCTPPAATLAMILTTRALAIDNLTPAEKGKALYRRALAEIQKKEDEEAEKDLKAALECVPGDAGVLKALKDVEQKRKERREKERKAFSKMFG